From the genome of Lutzomyia longipalpis isolate SR_M1_2022 chromosome 2, ASM2433408v1, one region includes:
- the LOC129788329 gene encoding carbonic anhydrase 2-like encodes MKTFIYAFLVITTITGLHAEDQENDLQLLGGADEEKDYEILLERLGKTFFGFPRPVSSLPSINPSSDVHYGYEEDSQYPPQRWAQAWPTCGGVRQSPINIDLNSCKKDLALFPLKFNNFEARPISTTVTNVGHSVQYSFNFKTPPTVTRGILNLKQYIFAQLHFHFGKTDNVGSEHTINSKPAALEMHLVFYKSNYGSVEHAAQFSDGLVVVAALFNPSDDVPDKLYTEYLSQVKVPTQTITVQNAKGTRLIDFIGSLNTKFVRYEGSLTTPGCSEAVTWYISPSVKEISRGDLEAFRALIGDEGPMGGNFRPTQPLNGRKCYVI; translated from the exons atgaagacatTCATTTACGCTTTTCTGGTTATTACAACCATTACGGGACTTCATGCAGAAGATCAGGAAAATGATCTTCAACTGCTAGGAGGAGCTGACGAGGAGAAGGACTATGAGATTCTTCTGGAGAGATtaggaaaaactttctttggTTTCCCCAGGCCAGTCTCTTCTTTACCATCAATCAATCCCAGT AGTGATGTCCACTATGGCTATGAAGAGGATAGTCAATATC CCCCTCAACGTTGGGCACAAGCTTGGCCAACTTGCGGTGGAGTTAGACAGAGCCCGATCAACATTGATCTAAACTCGTGTAAAAAGGACCTAGCTCTTTTCCCTCTGAAGTTCAACAACTTCGAAGCACGCCCTATTTCTACGACTGTTACCAATGTGGGCCATTCCGTGCAATATTCATTCAACTTTAAAACTCCCCCAACAGTTACTCGAGGAATCCTTAATCTTAAACAATACATTTTTGCTCAGCTTCATTTTCACTTTGGCAAGACAGATAA TGTGGGATCTGAGCACACGATCAATTCTAAACCAGCTGCTCTTGAGATGCATTTAGTCTTCTACAAATCAAACTACGGGAGCGTTGAACATGCTGCTCAATTCTCAGACGGTTTAGTCGTCGTGGCTGCCTTGTTCAACCCTTCAGACGACGTACCTGATAAACTTTATACGGAATACCTGAGTCAAGTTAAAGTGCCAACGCAGACTATCACGGTGCAGAATGCCAAAGGAACACGCCTTATTGACTTCATTGGAAGCCTAAACACGAAATTTGTTCGCTACGAGGGTAGTTTGACTACTCCTGGATGCTCAGAAGCTGTTACGTGGTATATCTCGCCAAGCGTTAAGGAAATAAGTCGCGGCGATTTGGAGGCATTTAGAGCTCTTATTGGGGATGAAGGACCAATGGGTGGTAACTTCCGTCCAACGCAACCACTCAACGGACGCAAATGTTACGTTATATAA
- the LOC129788328 gene encoding carbonic anhydrase-like — translation MKWIFFVVIACVASILAQDVVESPPEDTEDLERDESHGLRGGFQKPYHTWGVNHRENEKYFDYLFGKSLKAAITSPVFTTRQGPNKIPSGGKQSATLTGASAASDAPERTTKSYNPRAGEDNNYGYRPDSEYPPDNWQEKWPECGGGRQSPVNLALPSCEKDYGPPFQSIFFKKHPQTTIIRNLGHTVQYSFSYAGTPPILTGAFLDTEYLFAQLHFHFGSNDYTGSEHSINSVTYPMEMHLVFYNSIYNDTQEASNHPDGLLVLGFVYQVLESTPNQRFALYVSDVPTDGTEITIENPRGHRLFDFVGSMDFHYATYEGSLTTPPCSEAVTWIVSTRPKQISRHDLEVFRSLQGVEGPMADNNRPLQSLNGRTCVYH, via the exons ATGAAGTGGATCTTCTTCGTAGTCATCGCTTGCGTAGCGAGTATCTTGGCGCAAGATGTGGTGGAATCCCCACCGGAGGACACGGAGGATCTTGAAAGGGATGAGAGTCATGGCTTGAGAGGTGGCTTCCAGAAGCCCTACCACACATGGGGGGTTAATCAtcgagaaaatgaaaagtactTTGATTATCTCTTCGGGAAGAGCCTCAAAGCAGCTATAACTAGTCCAGTTTTCACTACACGTCAGGGTCCTAATAAGATCCCATCCGGTGGTAAGCAATCAGCCACACTAACAGGAGCCAGTGCAGCCAGCGATGCTCCCGAAAGAACGACAAAATCATACAATCCAAGA GCTGGGGAAGACAATAACTATGGGTACAGGCCAGATAGTGAATAcc cCCCCGATAATTGGCAAGAAAAGTGGCCTGAATGCGGAGGTGGTCGACAGAGTCCTGTTAACTTAGCCCTGCCGTCATGTGAAAAGGACTATGGGCCACCTTTTCAGTCGATCTTCTTCAAGAAGCACCCTCAGACTACGATAATCCGCAATTTAGGACACACCGTGCAGTACTCATTTTCCTACGCAGGAACCCCACCCATTCTCACGGGCGCCTTCCTGGACACGGAGTACCTCTTTGCCCAACTTCATTTTCACTTTGGCTCCAACGACTA cACGGGATCGGaacattcaataaattccgTAACATACCCAATGGAGATGCACTTGGTgttttataattcaatttataatgaCACACAAGAAGCCAGTAATCACCCAGATGGTCTCCTAGTTCTTGGTTTTGTCTATCAAGTCCTAGAAAGCACACCTAATCAGAGATTTGCCCTCTACGTGAGCGACGTTCCCACCGATGGGACGGAGATTACAATTGAGAATCCCCGTGGCCATCGACTCTTTGACTTTGTTGGCTCAATGGATTTCCACTATGCCACCTACGAGGGAAGCCTAACCACCCCGCCTTGCTCCGAAGCCGTCACGTGGATCGTCTCGACGCGCCCTAAGCAAATAAGTCGGCATGATTTGGAAGTTTTTAGGTCACTACAGGGTGTCGAGGGTCCCATGGCGGACAACAATCGGCCACTACAGAGTTTAAATGGACGAACGTGCGTCTACCACTGA